In Rhinolophus sinicus isolate RSC01 linkage group LG01, ASM3656204v1, whole genome shotgun sequence, the genomic stretch TCCAAAATATAGTTGGGAAGAAGAGTGgaagtaggggaaaaaaagatatgtaTATGTGATACATGTGGATatggatatattttaattatgtttatatacCTCACTCtctacatatatgtatgcattataCCAGCATATATTTTCCACATGTGTTTATGTACAGTGCTTAAATTTTTGTCTGATTATGAAACATGAAAAACTCTTTGCCTTGGATTGGGGACCTAGGTAGATAGGAGAAGAGAGTATCAGCaggaaactatatttaaaaattttcttctactATTTGAATTTTCTAACCTTGTACTTAAAAAAACCTGTTAATAGGAGATACTTGAGCTGTGGAATAATTAGCAgcctttatttcctctcttcacATTCtggtgtttaaaaattaataaacttaatattaagttaggaaaaaaaattaactatcatATAACTAAGTTCTCTTATTCTGTTCATTCTAGGTTTTCAAGGTAACCAGTGAAAGCCTCTCCTGGTAATATCACTGATAGGGCTTTTGACTACATACTTAGAGTATTTCAGTGAATTTGCTCATAGTGGTAGGTCAAGATGCCAGATCAACTATCGAGATAGATAGGAATTTGGTGCCTTGTCATTATTAGAGTTTTATTGCTGTCACTGGATTGTCCCACATTTTGGATCCTTAACATATAACATCTTTTACATATAtgctgtgtttctccgaaaataagacctaggcgaaccatcagctctaatgcatcttttggagcaaaaattaatataagaccctatattatattatatttattatattatgttacattatattatattatattatattatattatattatattatattatacatggtcttatagtaaaataagactgggtcttgggttaatttttgctccaaaagatgcattagagctgatggtctggctaggtcttcttttcagggaaacatggtattacaaTATATTACAAAGTGGAATAACGGGGAAAGATACTCttattaaatttcacattttatgaaGAAATCATATACATTTTCAATAAGTACCCATATTAATATACTTAGTTTTCCCAACAGTGCATATGTAAATTGTCTTTCTTATTCTTACCTCCTTAGAAACTTACAGGTATCCAAAAATGCTTGAGATTCAACAGGCTGAGGCCCAGCTCTCCGAGTTAGACCTGCTAGCCAGTATGTTCCCTGGTGAGAGTGAGTTCATAGTGAATGACCAGCTGGCTCTAGCAGAACTGAAAGATTGTGTTGAAAAGAGCACACTGGAGGGGCGATCTTCAAAAGTTTACTTTACTATCAATATGAACCTGCACATATCTGAGGAAGCAATGGTAATTCAGTTTTGCTTTTGGAAGAATTAAAACATGTCAAGTTGTAAAACAGCACTTAgggcatttttcttcttttttgatcaGGCGATGTTTTCTCTGGCCTGTATTCTTCCCTTTAAATACCCTGCAGTTCTGCCTGAAATTACTGTCAGGTATGTTATAGAAACTGGCCAACTTTAGAAGTCAAAATTTATCTGAGAAGAAAAGCAattgagtttgttttctgttccaagaaaattgatttaattttgttatcCTCTATCTTTTCCACCAGATCAGTAGTATTAAGTAGATCCCAGCAGACTCAGCTGAACACAGATCTGACCACATACCTGCAAAACAATTGTCTTGGAGATGTCTGTATATtgaatgccacagactgggttaAAGAACGTGCCTCTGGCTATGTCAGCAGAGACACCACCCCTTCCCTTGCTCCAGGAAGTACAGTCCAGCCTATCGATCTCATTCTCACGAGACTCTGGATCTATAGCCATCACATCTacaacaaatacaaaagaaaggaTATTCTAGAGTGGGCGAAGGAGCTTTCCCTGTCTGGGTTCAGCATGCCTGGGAAACCTGGTGTTGTTTGTGTGGAAGGCCCGCAAAGTGCTTGTGAAGAATTCTGGTCAAGGTTTGCTTTCATGAATTTTGTATGCTGTATCAATAATTTTAGTGCTAAACCAGATACTAGAGCTGTACAATAGTATCTCCCTGGGGTTGTATCTTATGAGGATTCAGTGTCAAATCAGTGGGCAGAGTAGAACTCACATGTGGTCAGCATCACTTTCCTCATCTGATAGTGCACACAGGAGACGTTCTGTAAATAGATATTGAATCAAGCCCCTCCGTTTCCATGGAACTAATTTTTCCCTCATCAGTGATGCTGTAAGCTGTGCATACCCTGTGAAACAAGGGAATTTCTAATCTCATTTCTCTACTGATATCCTAAATGAATTTTTGAGAAGTCCCTTTGGGAGTTTGAGGTTCAGCAATTTCCACATTTTGAAAAAGCTGATAGGAGGCAATGGTAATGGCAATGCATGAGTAGATGGGATTACGACCAGaatcatatttaattaaaatgaatccCTGTGAGATAAAAGTAGATTTCTTCACTTCTAGGAAAAGGCATTGATAAACCAGTTTTATAACTTCTATTTTCAGTGCTCTAGAATGCACAACACAGTTTCGAAATTTctactttgaaaaatttttttcagactcAGAAAATTAAACTGGAAGAGAATTTTGATTCGCCATCGAGAAGATATTCCCTTTGATGGTACAAATGAtgaaatgggaagacaaagaaaattttcagtttttgaagaaAAAGTGTTCAGCGTTAATGGAACCAGAGGAAACCACATGGACTTTGGTCAGCTGTATCAGTTTTTAAATGCCAAGGGATGTGGGGATGTTTTCCAGATGCTCTTCGGTGTAGAAGGACAATGACTGAGCAGTGGCGTAGTTGAAAGTATTTTGTCACTGTtggcctttgattttttttctcccccactctttcttgaaacattaattaattttactttagtCCCATGCTAgaatattggggggggggggagaaaaggTGGTATAGCTGAAATGCATCTGTTCAAAATATGTCATGAttgaaaacaactgaattttaaattataatcttaaaattgtTGACAGGAATTTCTTGACATATAAACTACCCATTTTGAAACGAATTAATTTGCCTTGAGTTAGATAATGTTGGTGGTACAACTTGCCATCcattcccaacccccttcccctttGCCTGCCTTCACTAAAGAACCTGGAAAAGCTAAATACTCATTCTCCGAATCTCTCTTGCAACTAAGGTGGCCTTAGGACACTGCTTTGGCTAGGGAATGTTTGGGAAAATGTTTGCTTTCTTGATTAAAATGATAGATGCAGCTAGGGCACCTCTTCCCCCTCTTTGTGCCACAACACCAAGGTGATGGCTGGAGCTGCAGCAGTCCTTTCCActatgaaggaaggaagggccaaGAGAACCAGAGATGCCAGGCCCCTATGTTGTTGAGTTTCTGATCCAACACCAGCCCCTGCCTATCCCTACACAGCTTATTAtgacatgaaataaaatgagttttatttatatttctgtcccTGTTATCAGCAGTTGAAAGCTAGTTTGTCAAACAgattttttcaaagtttgaatTTGCATCTACCCCAGCCATTTGATACAAATAGGTGAAGTTTTTCGTAAATGGAGTTTGTGGTTCATTTCTACTTTTGTATACCTATGTTCTGCCTCTGCCCCTGGGCTGAGGCATGAGCACAGCTCAGACATTTTAACAGGCCTCAACAGTTCATCAAATTTGTAATTTAGATAATTCATTTTTGGCAAATTGgattttgacactttttttttttaattctggaaatGGCTTTCTATAAATTTAGTTTCAGCAAATTGACCTAGAGTCAATACACACTACCTAGTTTTTGAGGCCCTTCATAAGCCAGTTTCAAAAGTGCTTATTAAATAACTAATTGCTAGCACACAGGTACTGTGTGTTGGGTATTCCATGAAGAGTCAGACTTGGTCAGAGGAATGAGgttgagggtggggagggacacAGTGCATTGCTTCTCTTAGTAAAAAAGTTGGAGGCAACCTATGTGCCTATCACTAAATGAATCAGTAAGTACACTATGGCACATATTATTCAGTAAAGTAGAACTCACAAGGCAATGTGGATAGGTCTTAAATAttaggtggtgcaaaagtaattgtggtttaaaaagttaaaaataattgcaagaaccacaattacttttgcaccgccCTAATATAAAGGCAGTTGAACACAAGAATCAGAATGGTATTTACAGCAGTGACTATTGGATCCAAATCTTATGTACCTCCTCCGATTCCCACCCTACTGTCCACTCCCCCATTGCATGTAGTTTGCCCTGGAAATGCCAGTGCCTCCTCTGTTGCCACCACACAACCAGCTGTTTATCTAGAGTTTCTGACTCCCCCAGTTACTTCTAGATTTGGATGATATCCCCCACCAGAGGCCAGATGATACACATATTACTTTTAGCAGCACTACTCACCCCTGTTGATGGAACCAAACATGAAATCAATTGAACAAAGGAGAAATAGTCAGCAGCGCCTCAGTACCATGGAGTTGAGTATAAAAGGGTGAGACAACCAGCAAGATATGCTTATGTTCTCTATGTGAttctgagaaggaaaataagtagaGAACTGTGTTTCAAATTTTAAGACTGCCATATTACCCTCTTTCCTAAAACCTGCACGGAACACATGAATGATCTGGGaaaaaaggaggggtggggagaggatttAGAGAGAATAGTACCTAAAGCActacttctcaaattttaacaAGACCTGGGAATGTTAAAGCATAATCTGATTTGTCCGGAAGTGAGCCTGACAGCCTGCGTTTCTAACAACTGCCTAAATGATGctgattgcattttaaaaggtctAACATTTTGCTAACTCCTTACAGCCACTACCATATCATTATATTGCCACGCCTGTGTGAAAATGTCACTTCCACACACGTGCCAATCTCCTACTCGCTAAGATGGGAACAAATCTCGCTCCGGGAAAGCGAGGAAGGAAGGATTTGGCGCTACGATCCGGTGCTTGGCTGCCTATTGGAAGGAATGACGTCACTCAGGCGCGGCTCTAATTGTGACGTCAACGCCCTTACATAGTTAAGGCCGCGGCAGGAGGCGGGAGCAGAAGTGGGGCTGCgggcaggtggggtgggtggCGGAAGGGGAGGGCCGGGGAAATTGTTCCTGTGAGCCCACTTCCGGCGAGAAGGGCCGGAAGTTGTGGCCCGGCCGTGTCAACCGGGACTGCGGGCACAGTTCGGCTGAGATCGCGACCATGGGCGGGAAGAACAAGCAGCGGACCAAGGGGAACCTGCGGGTGAGTGCGCGGTGGCCTCGCCGACCCGGGAATCCTCGCCTCCCCGCGGCCCCCTCGGCCCCGTGTGCAGCGCGGCCGTGGGAGGCGCGTGTCTGCGCGCTGAGTGTGACCTCTCTGTTGTGTGCGTGCCCCCGGCGGGGTGGGTTGTCTCTGAGCAGATCGGGCAGTTGTAAGAGAAGGTGTTTCTTGCCGGAGCTGTTCCCCTGTCTTACCCCCCGaccctcacccccccacacactcttTTCATTAAGAAATGGTTAAGTGTCAGTTTCAACTGGAAGGTTACGCGACCGGGATAGAGAAGGTGGCATTGGGTACAGGGAGTGGGTGGGAAGCAGAGGGAGCCTGGTGTGCGTGGCCTCTCGGATCGTGTCTCCTTTGCTCACAAACCCACGGTGGCTCCCCGCATCCCTTGGGGTAAAGACCAAAGCCCTTAGGATGCGGGAATACATGATGTGTGATCTGCCCCTCGCCTCTTTTCATCTCCGACCCCATCTTTAACTGCCTCCTGGGTCACTTCGTCCAACCACACTGCCTCTTCACTGAGCCTTGACCTGGCCTGTCAAGCGCCCCCAGGCTCTTGGTTAGGTGTCTCCAAGTTTTGCCGAGACACCTCAGTGAGGTCCCTCATGATCACCCTCTTTTAAATTGCAATCGTCCCCTACTCTCTATTCTCCTGTTCTGCTTTGTTTTACTCCATCGCACTTGTGACTCCTAACATGCTGTGTAATTGACTGTCTCGCTTCATTTACTGTCTTGTTTCATGGATGTGATTGTTATGAAGACAGATGTTTTTATCTGCTACTGGTAGCCTCAGAGCCTAGATCAAGAACTGGCATATAATAGAAGCTCGCTACATTTTAAAAGACCCAAAAGTGGATTAAACCTACATGATTAGGGATGCTATAATAGTATTTTGTATGGTACTAGGTTTGTTATGGCACAACCCAACTTAATGAGgattctttttcctgtttctgatCCAGTTCTAGTGATATcagcccacatttttttttagatctgTCAGTCTGTTTTGGAAGATAAtatcaacaacaataatagtagcTTACCTTTTGccagtattatgctaagtgcttGACTTGcattctcatttaaatttttatttaaaaaattttctcaaCATTTCATTTTTGATATAGTCCAAACCTAAGGAAAAATTGCAAGAATAGTAGAGCGACAACCCATGTATTCTGGATTCACCAATTGTTAATATTTGGtcacatttgtcttttctctctgtaaatatatgtattttgttgAACCCTATGAGAATTAGTTGCGGAAGTTATAACACTTAactcctaaatacttcagcatgtatattcaaaaaagaatggcATTCTTCTACATAACCATGAGCAATTATAACACACAAAATGTTTAACTTCAGTATAATACTAGTAGCTAGTAATATACAGCATTGTATTCAGATTCTATAATCATCTCAATGTTCTctgtaacattttttgttttttttctttagatagaacattttaaaaaaacatccaCGATCCTGTCAGGGATCACTCATTCCATTTAGTTATTTAGATCCTGAGACTTTCACAGTGGGTCCCCCGTCCCCCGAAACGGGGCGGTGCTTTTATGACATGGACAGTTTGGAAGAGTCTAGGCCAACTGTTTTGCTTAATTTAGATTTGTCTAATTGTTCCgtatgattagattcaggttaccAGTTTTTGACAGGAATGCTTCATAGGTGATGTGTCTTAGTGCATCACAAACCAGGGGCACATGATACCTGTTTGTCCCATTATTGGTGGCATTTGTTtaatcacttggttaaggtaTCCTTTTCCATTGACTATTGACAAATAATATGTCGGGTCTGGGAATATCCTGTTCTCTCCCACAGATTTTCACCTAATGGTTTTAGCATCCTTTGATGATTCTTGCTGGAATCAGTTTTTACTATGGTGGTTTAAAAACTTATGTTTAATCTTGACAACAACCCAAGTAATCATTCAACTacaattatctcattttaaagatgatggtactgaggcttagagaaatgaaCTTGCCTAAGCTCATGTAGCCAGGAAGTTGCAGAGTTGGTATTTGAGTGGTAGTCACTGATTAACAGAATGCCATTGCATCTTGAATGCCATGTATTCAAAGGTGATAGACAAATGTTTATCTTGATGATAGAAACAGATAAGCaagcaaataattataatatgttaATGAAGTCTGATAGAGGTATGAGTagaaagaaagtgggagaacaGTGAAGAACAGAGACTGACCTGAGGGAAGCAAATGTTGAAAACATGAGTGTggtttgaaggatgagtaggagtttgtcaggcaatgaaaaggaaggaagtgtTTTCAGGTGGAGAGAAAAGATAAGCAAAGACCAAATTGTGGAAGGTCACAGCATTTTCGGGGAACCTTGAATTCAATTTGGCATTGAAACAAATAGTGGCAGCAAAattgggagggggaggaggaagagtggGACAAGGGAAGAAAAGAGTGGCAGAAGACTGGAAAAGGTTAAGGACAGATGGTGAAAGATCTTTAAGGGTTCCAGGTATTTAAACTGTCGACACAAGATTGCCACCTCAAATACCTCTATAAGACAGgcacaaaagaatgaagtaagTGTAGTATAAGAAAATTAACTGCCAGAAATAGAATCAAGGTTCTTAATTTTTGAACTGTGGGTATAAACATTTAACATACAGTAGAGTAAGTAATGAGCAACagtaactatattttaaattcgAAGTAGACATTGAATAAGGTGCaattagtatatttaaaaataatttgttacttTTAAGTTGGAAACTGGTAATTCAGATCAGTTCAGAATTCAGCCttgactcctttagcttttagCAATAATTAGGTTTTTATACTATTTCATTATTCTATTTAATAATAAAGTTGTTTACAAATGGAATTATAGATAAAATTCTGATGTCCTAATGTCATCCTATGTAGTTTTCAGAATTACATTGTAATTCACCAACTGTCTTTGTAGCTCTTTGTTCATGTGACACTATTGAAAAAGACAAActgaataatgtttattttaataaagtttttaaatagagaaacTTTTTTGAAATTAGTCTTAAATGCTACTGTtttgaaaaaatgtaattcaggctatcattttcatttctggtcGTTCATAACATAGAGATATAAGAAACTGATGAGTTGAGATGGGTTGTTATGTTACCTTGGATATCGAACTGAGGTGTTTTCCTATTAGATGAtgatatgttaatttatttaacagttcaaatattttctttctggtcACAACTAATCTTTTAACTTTTAGTACTAGGAGGCTACTACTATATTGTGTATCAGTCAAACAAACCACTGACTAtggttcaaaataaaaaaatgtatcttgtATCAATTTTTATGTCCATAATATTGTATCAGTTTTTATGTCCGTAATAATGTAATTTGTAACCATTTTAGCCCAAAGAGGTTAGCCTAGGCTTTGAGTGTGTGGCAATGAGTgtgtctgccctcaaggaacttaacTCCGTGTCTAGAAGAAGCTCTCATTAGACATCCTAgttgcataataaatatttatttaatggatggatgaatgaaaagATATAATCCATTTATGAGTTAATTATATATCATACAGCACACATATGAGTGAATACatactatttatataaattttgaaataacaatATCTATCAAACAGTGCTTAGGCTTTTCATACATGATGCATTCTCtgatcttaaatattttatttttttgaagtacTGTCACGACTTACTAAATTGATATCATGAGCCACTAGTGGATTGTATCcagtttataaaaacatttttctgatcTTTAGGAAATAACTCCTAGGATCATTGATAAATTCTTGGTGACAGAAACATTCATCTTTGGGGAACATTGCAGTATATGACATCTTAGGCTAAGAAGAAAAATTCCTCAAATAAGAGCTTGTTCCACTGTGGGAATTATTAAGGAATTCCTCTAAAGATCTCAAAGTTAAATTTTGAGCTTTTCCAGGactctgacatttttttctctactttcttaTCAGCCTTCAAACAGTGGTCGAGCTGCAGAACTTCTTGCCAAAGAACAGGGAACCGTGCCTGGATTTATTGGTTTTGGAACATTTCAGAGTGACCTGGGCTATGTTCCTGCTATTCAAGGAGCTGAAGAAATAGACAGTCTTGTAGATTCTGATTTCCGAATGGTGCTACGGAAGCTTTCTAAGAAAGATgtcacaacaaaattaaaagcaagttttattgttttcacaaaAATGGTCAACATAATcctttttttaagacaaaatgtCATTGGCATATtttatgtgaagaaaaatgaatcatcgctaatgatttcttttataattgtACATTTTTCTAACACAGACTTAAGCTTACTTTATCTTCTGTTAGAAATTAGTTTGTTGCTCTGCATGTTTTTGAACCACTTTGGATTTCTGGCTATATAGTTTTTTCCCTTTAGGGAGTGTAATTTGACCCTATAATTTTAAATGGGactttttgtttgtatatattttattttttaaataacatctgaAAAGCTTCTACCATACTAACCTGTAAAGAAAGTCCCATGTGCCCCATGGGACTAATTCTACCAAGTTAGTCCCATGGGGCACAAACAGAAACAATGTATTCTCTCATTCCATAAAATAGACTAAGCTTCTAGAACAGAGTAAATATAATCAATAGCCAATGTCATGGCTGTTGATCCTTAACAATGTTAATTTACTTTTAGGCCATGCAGGAGTTTGGAACCATGTgtacagagagagacacagaaattGTAAAAGGAGTGCTTCCATACTGGCCAAGAATTTTCTGCAAAATTTCACTTGTAAGTATTAAGACTTTACTAACTTATTTCTGTTATGTATTTTTTGGTTGAAGTCATGAGGACTATCATATTTATATGTTTTGGTGAAGGTTATAAAATGTTATGTCAGTATTGCTACACAGATTGGATCATGTTGGGTTGCATAAAGTATAGAGGGAGTCTGTATATTTGCTGCAGAAGAATACGAACGAATTGCTTAATTGTTGAAGGCCTAGCATTGACTCTATCTGGAAAAGAATTGTTCTCATagggagaagggaaaaaggaaaaaataattatttcacataGTTATTGATTTCAGTTTAGCTCTGCACATAGCTGAACTCTTATTAATAGGTCATCATAGAAatgtctgtatttgtttttatgggCTAGATCTATTTTAAACCATATTATACTTTCAATAGGATCACGACCGCAGGGTTCGAGAAGCCACACAGCAAGCTTTTGAAAAACTTATCCTTAAAGTGAAGAAACACTTGGCTCCTTATTTAAAAACCGTAATGGGCTATTGGTTAATGGCTCAGTGTGATGCTTATGCACCAGCTGCATCGGCAGCAAAAGATGCCTTTGAAGCAGCATTCCCTCCCAGCAAGCAGCCCGAAGCCATAGCGTTTTGTAAGGACGAAGTTATAAGTGTAAGTTCTTGGCACTGTTCTGCATCTATTGTtcgtt encodes the following:
- the RWDD2B gene encoding RWD domain-containing protein 2B, with the translated sequence MLEIQQAEAQLSELDLLASMFPGESEFIVNDQLALAELKDCVEKSTLEGRSSKVYFTINMNLHISEEAMAMFSLACILPFKYPAVLPEITVRSVVLSRSQQTQLNTDLTTYLQNNCLGDVCILNATDWVKERASGYVSRDTTPSLAPGSTVQPIDLILTRLWIYSHHIYNKYKRKDILEWAKELSLSGFSMPGKPGVVCVEGPQSACEEFWSRLRKLNWKRILIRHREDIPFDGTNDEMGRQRKFSVFEEKVFSVNGTRGNHMDFGQLYQFLNAKGCGDVFQMLFGVEGQ